The genomic interval ATCCTGGGCAGACTCATCGCCGATACCAGCCAGGATCAACCGATAGAGGTCATAATAGTGCCGCGCCATGGCATCCCGGCGTCTCTTATTGGCTTCTGGCCGTAGGGTTTCTTCGTGCAAGAGCATGGCCTTCTCCCAGAAGGTGCGTCTCGGCATAACCGCCCTGACATTTGTGCCCGGCCTTGATAGCAGATCCGGGAAAACATCGCTGATATAAGGCCTTATTTCGATGGATTCGGCGGGATCAGTGTCCGATCGGGCACCCATTTCGATCTTCACGGCACGACGAAGATAGGCGGCCTGCTCTGGGAAGGCCGTCGGATAGAACAACAGCAAAGTCTGTCCATCTGGATCATCGGGATCAGGCTCAAGCGTCCATTCGAGCGTCTCCGGCAGATCCGATGAGATCACGTCGATGAGCGCCGGATGAATCCTGTCGCTGACACATTGCTGGCAGGCCTCCCTCAGCGCCTTGAGGCGTTTTCGTGTCTGTTTCTTGCTGGGTGCACTTTCCGGGGCATTGTCGCCACCAAAACCCAAGGCACCCCGGTCGATGACGATATCGATATCTTCGGAAAAGCGTTCGATGAGGTTCCAGCACTTGGATAATGACGTGCCGCCCTTGAACGTCAAGTGTTCACCCCATTCGGGTAGATCGAACAATTTGCGCAGGGTCCAGCAAACCCAGAAGTCCTTTTCGACGGCAATCTCAAACAGGTTCAGTTGCGCACCCGCCTCCGTACAGACCAACCGACGGCGTTCTTCCGGCATCGCAATGAATTCTTTCATGCAGTACTTTCCTGACTAGCCAACTTGCGAATGATATCGGCAATCCAGGCTGGGGCATATCGAATATCCTTCATCAGTTGCTTGCGCGCATCGTCATCGAGACGGCGATCAAGCCGCGCGATGATTTGCTGATCGACATTCTTCCGGCCCAAGTGGCGCAGGGCCTGGATCACCAGCCCACTGCTCTTCCCCGCAGTGGCCATATTACGGGGTGTGGTGTGCTTCAGGATGATCTGGCGCTTACCAATCTGGACGGTCCGTGTGCGGCCGTCCGTTAAATAAACGACCTTCATGGGTACTTGTGTGGAGAGTCCAAGGAGATTGGCCGCGTAGGCCCCTGAGGGTTGCAAACGGGTGGCATCACGACCTGCCAGGGCGCTTGCGATGTCATCCGTCGATGGCTGTAACCGGCCCAACTGAGGGTCGGTTTTCGGGTAATCGTACAGCCCCCGGGCCAGTTGGCGGATAAGGCCGCTGTCCCGGTGCCGCATCAGCGCTAGATCGATAGCCTGGCGAGTACCGAGATCCGTGAAACTATCGGGCGTAAAGACCCAGCCCCGCTTGCGGGACTGAATCCGCCGGAGGATCTTGCTGTCGGTGCTGTCTACGTGTTTGCCCATATTTTTGAAAGAAAATTATATGATTTTTTCTTTCAAAAGAAAAGCTGGATCTGGGGCCGGGTCGGATCTACCAAGGTAGGGGGCAGACAATTCCCGCACACGTTGCCGTGGCGTGCAAGAAATCGGGACTCAATTAAGTTTTGCCACGCATGAGGCGGGGCATTGAATTGAACTATATCGATTTTTTCTGCGTTTCAGATGCCCGGAGCGCAGCCCGGTAGATCTGATGCCAACCATGACCCGGTGCTCGTAAGGCAAGGTGTATTGAACAACGTATTTCATGATGGTTCTCCTTCTGATAGGTTTAGCGGGGAGACCATCACCCACCGGGGAGAGAGTCTCCCCAGTGGGTATGGCGTTGTACTCAAGTCATCGACTTGATGCGTTGAAAGATCGGCACGGGAACTATGCTTCAGTCCTCATGCGGTAGCAGGATAGTGATCACCGGTTCACCGGAATCACCGGGGCCGACAATCAGTCTCAGCCTGATCAGTTCCGCTTCCATCGACTGCCCATCACGCGGCACCCGGTAGAGTTGGAACAACATCCGGTCACCCGAACCTTTACTGGAACGAATGGCGTGGGAAGCCATATAGAGCACATC from Candidatus Sedimenticola sp. (ex Thyasira tokunagai) carries:
- a CDS encoding nucleotidyl transferase AbiEii/AbiGii toxin family protein, with amino-acid sequence MKEFIAMPEERRRLVCTEAGAQLNLFEIAVEKDFWVCWTLRKLFDLPEWGEHLTFKGGTSLSKCWNLIERFSEDIDIVIDRGALGFGGDNAPESAPSKKQTRKRLKALREACQQCVSDRIHPALIDVISSDLPETLEWTLEPDPDDPDGQTLLLFYPTAFPEQAAYLRRAVKIEMGARSDTDPAESIEIRPYISDVFPDLLSRPGTNVRAVMPRRTFWEKAMLLHEETLRPEANKRRRDAMARHYYDLYRLILAGIGDESAQDMDLFHRVVAHRQVFFRHTWVDYSTLNPGQLRLVPAEADRPAWQADYEGMQREMFYGDVPTFDEILSVVGDFQARLNAG
- a CDS encoding DUF6088 family protein, with product MGKHVDSTDSKILRRIQSRKRGWVFTPDSFTDLGTRQAIDLALMRHRDSGLIRQLARGLYDYPKTDPQLGRLQPSTDDIASALAGRDATRLQPSGAYAANLLGLSTQVPMKVVYLTDGRTRTVQIGKRQIILKHTTPRNMATAGKSSGLVIQALRHLGRKNVDQQIIARLDRRLDDDARKQLMKDIRYAPAWIADIIRKLASQESTA